One region of Salvelinus namaycush isolate Seneca chromosome 3, SaNama_1.0, whole genome shotgun sequence genomic DNA includes:
- the LOC120038887 gene encoding kinetochore protein Spc24-like — MLQDVMDTGESMVKILKSSKADDELRKVREKQQSFFERHLDTKKTITLVLNGVVQCEDEASQKLLDMEGQKIQAERELDSLEQELQQCTARSQNMDSELQFLQRELESLRDSEQELQTLQQEVDDDTTEVIPSAIYVAQLYHKVTKIKWEYDTEPHILRGVHYGADLATPINIDTSVRSRCSVSDELWNFVSTEW, encoded by the exons ATGCTTCAGGACGTTATGGACACGGGAGAGTCGATGGTCAAAATACTGAAAAGCAGCAAAGCTGACGATGAATTAAGAAAAGTGAGAGAAAAACAGCAGTCTTTCTTTGAGCGACACTTGGACACGAAGAAAACCATCACACTGGTGTTAAACG GTGTAGTTCAGTGTGAGGATGAGGCGAGCCAGAAACTGCTGGACATGGAGGGGCAGAAGATCCAGGCAGAGCGGGAACTGGACAGCCTGGAGCAGGAGCTGCAGCAGTGTACAGCAAGGAGCCAGAACATGGACTCAGAACTACA GTTCCTGCAGAGGGAGCTGGAGAGTCTGCGTGACTCGGAGCAGGAGCTGCAGACCCTGCAGCAGGAGGTTGATGATGACACTACAGAGGTCATCCCATCAGCCAT ATACGTGGCCCAGTTGTACCACAAGGTGACCAAGATCAAGTGGGAGTATGACACGGAGCCACACATTCTGAGAGGAG TTCACTATGGAGCTGACCTGGCCACACCAATCAACATAGACACCTCTGTGCGGTCTCGGTGTTCAGTCAGTGATGAGCTGTGGAACTTTGTCAGCACTGAATGGTAG